From the genome of Reinekea thalattae:
GGCCAGTTTGAACGCACCTTGATTATTGCCGATGAAGGCAGTCACGTAAGTTACTTAGAAGGCTGTACTGCGCCAATGCGTGATGAAAACCAATTGCACGCAGCGGTGGTTGAGTTAGTCGTTATGGACGACGCAGAAGTAAAATATTCCACGGTGCAAAACTGGTATCCAGGGGATGCTGAAGGCAAAGGCGGTATTTATAACTTTGTAACTAAACGTGGTATTGCTCATAAACGTGCCAAGTTGAGTTGGACTCAGGTTGAAACCGGCTCAGCAGTGACGTGGAAATACCCGTCGTGCATCTTGAAAGGTGATGACAGCATTGGTGAATTCTACTCGGTAGCGCTTACTAGTAACCGACAACAGGCCGATACCGGCACTAAGATGATTCACATTGGTAAAAATACCAAGTCGACCATCATCTCTAAAGGCATTAGCGCCATGAAAAGCCAGAACTGCTATCGCGGTCTGGTAACCATGCAAAAAGGTGCTCAGGGTGCTCGAAACTTTACCCAATGTGATTCGTTATTAATTGGCGATCAATGTGGTGCGCACACCTTCCCGTATATCGAAAGTAAAAATCCTTCGGCGGTGGTTGAGCACGAAGCGACAACATCAAAAGTCAGTGACGACCAGATGTTCTTATGTCAGCAGCGCGGTATAGATGCAGAAAAAGCTGTGTCGATGATCGTCAATGGTTTCTGTAAAGAAGTATTCAAAGAGCTGCCAATGGAGTTTGCCGTCGAGGCGGGCAAACTGCTGGAAGTCAGTTTGGAAGGCTCCGTTGGTTAATCGGTATGAATCATGCCGGTCAAACCCTCTTTAAAATTTTATATAGGTTATAAATACAGATGTTAAGCATTAAAAACTTACACGCAAAAATTGAAGAAAAAAATATTTTAAAAGGCTTGGACTTAACCATTAATCCAGGTGAAGTTCATGCCATCATGGGCCCTAATGGTGCAGGTAAAAGTACATTAGGCAACGTGCTTGCTGGTCGCGAAGATTACGAAGTGACTGATGGTAAGGCACTGTTTCATGGTGAAGATATTTTAGAGTTGGACCCAGAAGAGCGTGCTCGTAAAGGCTTATTTTTAGCCTTCCAATACCCTGTAGAAATTCCTGGTGTCTCTAACATGGAGTTTTTGAAAGCTTCGGTTGATGCCGTTCGTGAATCAAAAGGCTTAGAGCCTTACAGCTCGGTTGATTTTATTAAGCTGGCGCGAGAAAAATCTAAAGCCGTTGATCTATCAGCAGACTTTCTAAAGCGTGGCGTTAACGAAGGTTTTTCTGGTGGTGAGAAAAAACGTAACGAGCTTTTGCAGATGATGCTGTTAGAGCCGTCACTTTGTATTCTTGATGAAACCGACTCTGGTTTGGATATTGATGCTTTGCAAGTTGTTGCTAAGGGCGTTAACGAGCTGCGTAGCAAAGACCGATCCTTTATCGTTGTAACCCATTATCAGCGTTTGTTAGATTACATTGTGCCAGATTTTGTGCATGTATTAGCTGGCGGTAAAATTGTTAAGTCCGGTGGTAGTGAGCTAGCCAAAGAACTAGAAGCTCAAGGCTACGGTTGGATCGACCAGGAGAATGCATAAGGTGACTACGCAGTTAGATGTAAGCCATGTTTTTCCTGCCGTTAATCAGCAAGTAAAACAAAGCGCTTTAATGAGTTGGCAGCAGGCTGCACAGCAGCAACTTGCTGAACAATTATTACCAACTAAAAAAACCGAAGCCTGGAAATACACGCCATTAAAATCAATTGTCTCGATTGATTGGAATAAGGACGCGCAAGCGCCTTTTGATCAGGGTGTCGTATTTCAAGATTGGCATGAAATTACCTTACGCATTGAAAATGGAATGCTAGCATCGGTTCCTGATTTGCCAGCGGGTGTTGAGTTGATCTGTTCGGCTGATTTTAATGAACAGCAAAGCCAAGAGTTTATTGAAAAAATTACCGAGCAGCGCGGCAGTTTTTATTTTGATGCTTTAAATCAAGCCGCTCTTGATCAAGCCTATTGGTTAAAGGTTGATGATGGCGTGACATTAGAAAAACCGTTGCACTTTAACTATGTGCAAGCCGGTAATCATCGCATGATCAACACTCAGTTATTGATTGAATTAGGTAAGGGCGCTGCTGCCACCGTTGCAGAAACCTTTACTCAAGCGCAAGGCAGTGTCTGTTTTTCGAATGCGAACACGACGGCAACTATTGGCGAGCAGGCACATCTGACGCATTACCATCTGTTATTGGAGCGTGATGAAAATCGTCATGTTGGTCGTGTCAGTATGGCGTTATCAGAAAAAGCCAAGTTGACGGCTTTTCACATGGCGATTGGTGGTGTACTAAAACGCAAAGATATTGCAATCCATCATCGCGGTGAAAACACGGAATTAAGTCTGAATGGCGTTTATTTGCCGACAGGTAACGAGATTATCGACTATCACACCAGTATTGATCACGCGGTTCCTAACTGCTTCAGTGATCAGGTGTTCCGTTGTATTGCCGGTGATAGCAGTAAAGCTATTTTTA
Proteins encoded in this window:
- the sufB gene encoding Fe-S cluster assembly protein SufB, translating into MSEEVEQYIKTEYEAGFVTDIESETIGAGLNEDVIRLISSKKGEPEWLLQWRLKAYAAWQEMEEPEWAHVEYDKPDFQALSYYSSPKSMEENRPKSLDEVDPELLRTYEKLGIPVHEQEVLAGVAVDMVFDSVSVGTTFREKLAEAGVIFCSISEAVHEHPELIKKYLGSVVPQRDNFYAALNSAVFSDGSFVYIPKGVRCPMELSTYFRINEAKTGQFERTLIIADEGSHVSYLEGCTAPMRDENQLHAAVVELVVMDDAEVKYSTVQNWYPGDAEGKGGIYNFVTKRGIAHKRAKLSWTQVETGSAVTWKYPSCILKGDDSIGEFYSVALTSNRQQADTGTKMIHIGKNTKSTIISKGISAMKSQNCYRGLVTMQKGAQGARNFTQCDSLLIGDQCGAHTFPYIESKNPSAVVEHEATTSKVSDDQMFLCQQRGIDAEKAVSMIVNGFCKEVFKELPMEFAVEAGKLLEVSLEGSVG
- the sufD gene encoding Fe-S cluster assembly protein SufD; translated protein: MTTQLDVSHVFPAVNQQVKQSALMSWQQAAQQQLAEQLLPTKKTEAWKYTPLKSIVSIDWNKDAQAPFDQGVVFQDWHEITLRIENGMLASVPDLPAGVELICSADFNEQQSQEFIEKITEQRGSFYFDALNQAALDQAYWLKVDDGVTLEKPLHFNYVQAGNHRMINTQLLIELGKGAAATVAETFTQAQGSVCFSNANTTATIGEQAHLTHYHLLLERDENRHVGRVSMALSEKAKLTAFHMAIGGVLKRKDIAIHHRGENTELSLNGVYLPTGNEIIDYHTSIDHAVPNCFSDQVFRCIAGDSSKAIFNGRIHIHPQAQKSLANMNNRNLLLSPNAEVYTKPELEIYADDVRCSHGATMAQLDEDMLFYFQSRGISRAKAEVMLSFGFINELLDALTDEPVKALLQPLLGELFSQSSSQPMRQTA
- the sufC gene encoding Fe-S cluster assembly ATPase SufC; protein product: MLSIKNLHAKIEEKNILKGLDLTINPGEVHAIMGPNGAGKSTLGNVLAGREDYEVTDGKALFHGEDILELDPEERARKGLFLAFQYPVEIPGVSNMEFLKASVDAVRESKGLEPYSSVDFIKLAREKSKAVDLSADFLKRGVNEGFSGGEKKRNELLQMMLLEPSLCILDETDSGLDIDALQVVAKGVNELRSKDRSFIVVTHYQRLLDYIVPDFVHVLAGGKIVKSGGSELAKELEAQGYGWIDQENA